In one window of Pseudoliparis swirei isolate HS2019 ecotype Mariana Trench chromosome 15, NWPU_hadal_v1, whole genome shotgun sequence DNA:
- the wbp1 gene encoding WW domain-binding protein 1, with protein sequence MPQKALGSIVGLLCTGTCLVQGKEFCFGVNNEQYRCEMGYCCGETECCTYYYELWWFWLVWTLIIMLSCCCAYRHRRVKMRLQQEQRQREISLMAYQGASSSFISPPPLNLRFWNDCKLPDYEEVVGHPPTPPPPYSENPLETTPALIPQVSQPDAMVPQPLPEADLRVESQASGSSDQEAVAMLIQGEENVEASLMVVAAEEEEEEEEEDEELVTRRRHVTGDSGIEVCVCQLDVDEGSELEEENDEEHRMCKVTGQDCCSGHQRQTFRQKERSSELPSQTASTSTGDHMV encoded by the exons ATGCCGCAGAAAGCACTGGGATCCATTGTAGGTCTGCTTTGTACCGGGACCTGTCTAGTGCAG GGGAAAGAGTTCTGTTTCGGGGTAAACAATGAGCAGTACCGCTGTGAGATGGGGTACTGCTGTGGAGAGACAGAATGCTGCACCTACTACTATGAGCTCTGGT GGTTCTGGTTGGTATGGACCCTTATAATCAtgctgagctgctgctgtgccTATCGACATCGGAGGGTTAAGATGCGTCTTCAGCAGGAGCAACGTCAACGTGAGATCAGCCTCATGGCCTACCAAGGAGCCTCCAGCTCCTTCATTTCCCCTCCACCGCTCAATCTAA GGTTCTGGAACGACTGCAAGCTTCCTGACTATGAAGAGGTAGTAGGCCACCCCCCGACACCACCTCCTCCGTACTCTGAAAACCCCCTTGAGACCACTCCTGCACTAATCCCTCAAGTGAGTCAGCCAGACGCCATGGTGCCACAGCCCCTGCCCGAGGCCGACTTAAGGGTGGAAAGTCAGGCCTCGGGCTCATCGGACCAGGAAGCAGTGGCGATGTTGATCCAAGGCGAGGAGAATGTCGAGGCTTCACTGATGGTggtggcggcggaggaggaggaagaagaagaggaggaggatgaggagctcGTCACCCGACGTCGCCACGTAACCGGCGACTCTGGGATTGAGGTGTGCGTTTGCCAGCTGGACGTGGACGAGGGCTCGGAGCTTGAGGAGGAAAACGACGAGGAGCACCGGATGTGCAAGGTCACCGGTCAGGACTGCTGCTCCGGACACCAGCGGCAGACCTTCAGACAGAAGGAGCGCTCCTCGGAGCTGCCCAGCCAGACTGCCAGCACCAGCACGGGAGACCACATGGTGTGA